In one window of Mucilaginibacter auburnensis DNA:
- a CDS encoding nucleoside deaminase → MDHEKFMRIAIALSQHNVEKGLGGPFGAVVVKDGEIVAQSANRVVPDNDPTAHAEVAAIRLACKELNTFDLSGCYIYASCEPCPMCLGAIYWARIDKLFYANTKHDAANIGFDDEFIYQELALKMDDRKIDHEQLMRDEALAVFKLWDKDGNKQSY, encoded by the coding sequence ATGGATCACGAAAAATTTATGCGGATAGCTATTGCGCTATCACAACACAATGTAGAAAAAGGACTTGGCGGACCATTTGGAGCCGTTGTAGTTAAAGATGGCGAGATTGTGGCTCAAAGCGCCAACCGCGTAGTACCTGATAATGACCCCACTGCCCATGCTGAGGTTGCTGCCATCAGGCTGGCTTGTAAAGAACTTAACACATTTGATTTGAGTGGTTGCTACATTTACGCCAGCTGCGAACCTTGCCCTATGTGCCTGGGCGCTATTTACTGGGCCAGGATTGATAAACTATTTTACGCCAACACCAAGCATGATGCTGCCAATATTGGCTTTGACGACGAATTTATTTATCAGGAGTTAGCCCTAAAAATGGACGACCGCAAAATTGACCATGAGCAATTGATGCGGGATGAAGCGTTGGCTGTGTTTAAGTTGTGGGATAAAGACGGCAACAAACAAAGTTACTGA
- a CDS encoding RNA-binding S4 domain-containing protein → MPEKEKLRIDKYLWAIRLFKTRTLASDAVKAGRVKLDGNNIKPSHEVRLGEVYQVAKGPDRKVIRVVGLLENRVDAKTAVGFYEDITPVEQTHAFRSMFHAPVLSRDRGTGRPTKRDRREIDDLKDDYFDKEENTEE, encoded by the coding sequence ATGCCCGAAAAAGAAAAACTACGAATAGATAAATACCTGTGGGCCATACGCCTGTTTAAAACCCGAACGCTGGCATCTGATGCTGTAAAGGCTGGGCGCGTAAAGCTGGATGGCAACAATATAAAACCATCTCACGAGGTGCGCCTGGGCGAAGTGTATCAGGTGGCTAAAGGTCCGGACCGTAAGGTAATACGGGTGGTAGGTTTGTTAGAGAACAGGGTTGATGCTAAAACTGCCGTTGGCTTTTATGAAGATATTACGCCTGTTGAACAAACGCATGCCTTCAGGTCTATGTTCCATGCGCCTGTGTTGAGCCGGGACAGAGGCACCGGTCGCCCCACCAAACGCGACCGCAGAGAAATAGATGATCTGAAAGATGACTATTTTGATAAGGAGGAGAACACAGAAGAATAA
- a CDS encoding UPF0175 family protein — protein MTTLTLNVPERLENEHEETVRFLAAKLYEGRKVTLGQAADMVGMDKWDFAELLSKYGVNFFDDSANLAINDAQKF, from the coding sequence ATGACTACTTTAACTTTGAACGTTCCGGAAAGATTGGAAAATGAGCATGAAGAAACAGTGCGCTTTCTGGCCGCAAAACTATATGAAGGAAGAAAAGTTACTTTAGGCCAAGCAGCTGATATGGTTGGTATGGACAAGTGGGACTTTGCCGAATTGCTATCAAAATATGGCGTAAATTTTTTTGATGATAGCGCCAACCTCGCAATCAATGATGCACAAAAGTTCTAA
- a CDS encoding DUF3368 domain-containing protein: MAKNNEVITLLRPYFDRIQQINFRISSSILERVLREAGE, translated from the coding sequence ATAGCAAAAAACAACGAAGTTATAACTTTATTGCGGCCGTATTTCGACCGTATTCAACAAATTAATTTCCGTATATCGTCATCGATATTGGAACGTGTTTTACGGGAAGCCGGTGAATGA
- a CDS encoding DoxX family protein has protein sequence MNLLKLITTDNAPTTLLIRLVVGGVFLSEGIQKFLFAKAQGVGRFEKIGLPNAEVLGPFVGTTEIICGLLILIGLLTRFAAIPLIIIMLVAITTTKIPMLEDGGICKMLHESRTDWAMLLCSIFLLMRGGGAFSLDRRV, from the coding sequence GTGAACCTGCTCAAATTAATAACTACAGATAATGCGCCAACCACACTGCTAATCCGTTTGGTTGTAGGTGGCGTTTTCTTGTCAGAAGGAATACAGAAGTTTTTATTCGCTAAAGCACAGGGAGTGGGCCGTTTTGAGAAGATAGGTTTACCCAATGCGGAGGTTTTAGGTCCTTTTGTTGGCACAACAGAAATAATTTGTGGATTGTTGATATTGATAGGCTTACTAACTCGCTTTGCCGCAATACCGCTCATCATTATCATGCTGGTGGCCATTACTACCACTAAAATACCTATGCTTGAGGACGGAGGCATATGTAAAATGCTGCACGAAAGCCGTACAGATTGGGCTATGCTGCTTTGCAGTATTTTTTTATTGATGAGAGGGGGTGGGGCGTTTTCTTTGGATAGGAGGGTATGA
- a CDS encoding 2,3,4,5-tetrahydropyridine-2,6-dicarboxylate N-succinyltransferase, whose protein sequence is MQELKKLVEQAWEDRTLLGYNEYISAIETVIERLDKGEIRVAEPMGSIWHTNDWIKKAVILYFPIRAMEEIEVGPFVFHDKMKLKKDYKATGVRVVPHAIARYGAHLAKGVIMMPSYVNIGAFVDEGTMVDTWATVGSCAQIGKHVHLSGGVGIGGVLEPVQASPVIIEDNCFLGSRAIVVEGVHVESEAVLGANVVLTASTKIIDVTGAEPVEYKGRVPARSVVIPGSYTKKFPAGDFQVPCALIIGKRKESTDKKTSLNDALRENNVAV, encoded by the coding sequence ATGCAAGAATTAAAGAAACTGGTAGAGCAAGCCTGGGAAGACCGTACCCTGCTTGGTTACAACGAATACATAAGCGCTATTGAAACCGTAATTGAACGCCTTGACAAAGGCGAAATACGCGTGGCTGAACCAATGGGTAGCATCTGGCACACTAACGACTGGATCAAGAAAGCGGTTATATTATACTTCCCTATCCGCGCTATGGAAGAAATTGAAGTTGGTCCGTTTGTGTTTCATGATAAAATGAAACTTAAAAAAGATTACAAAGCAACCGGCGTGCGTGTTGTGCCTCATGCTATTGCCCGTTACGGCGCGCATTTGGCTAAAGGTGTTATTATGATGCCGAGCTATGTAAATATTGGCGCTTTTGTTGACGAAGGCACTATGGTTGATACCTGGGCAACAGTAGGTTCATGCGCGCAAATTGGCAAGCATGTTCACTTGAGTGGTGGTGTGGGTATTGGTGGTGTATTAGAGCCTGTACAAGCTTCTCCGGTTATTATTGAGGATAACTGCTTCCTTGGTTCACGCGCAATTGTTGTTGAGGGTGTACATGTTGAAAGTGAAGCTGTTTTAGGCGCCAATGTGGTATTAACCGCATCAACCAAAATTATTGACGTTACAGGTGCTGAACCGGTTGAGTATAAAGGCCGTGTTCCTGCACGTTCGGTAGTAATTCCGGGTTCATACACCAAAAAATTCCCTGCAGGTGATTTCCAGGTACCATGCGCTTTAATTATAGGTAAACGTAAAGAATCAACCGACAAAAAAACCTCATTGAACGATGCTTTGAGGGAAAATAATGTAGCGGTTTAA
- a CDS encoding glycosyltransferase family 9 protein: protein MKLLIRLPNWLGDVVMSTGFLNAVRQLYPDAVIDVIIKKELSSVAALIPGINNIHSFSKQQYPGLGGVYRFGKSLRAENYDIFFTLPDSLSAALMGKATGAKKRIGFSKEGGFFLLTKVCRRPKNVHRVDEYLALLEQFTGKTITDKIVGLQPEPQTKNDLILLNFNSEAESRRMPLDKGKALLNLITQTFPNKRFGLIGSPKDAVYVEDLLEGAENTDRISNFCGKTTLVTLANLMVSAKVLLSTDSGPAHLANGVGLPVVALFGAGNEHNTAPYNADNLTVIRAGQLACEPCVRNVCKLYGIPKCMQLLDETRIINAMSVYLNHA from the coding sequence ATGAAACTACTCATAAGGCTGCCAAACTGGTTGGGCGATGTGGTGATGAGCACCGGGTTCCTGAACGCAGTTAGGCAGCTTTATCCTGACGCTGTGATTGATGTTATCATCAAAAAAGAGCTCAGTTCTGTAGCCGCCCTTATTCCGGGCATTAACAACATCCATTCTTTTTCCAAGCAACAATATCCCGGCTTAGGCGGTGTTTACCGTTTTGGTAAATCTTTACGGGCAGAGAACTACGATATATTTTTTACCCTGCCCGATTCGCTCTCAGCCGCATTGATGGGCAAAGCTACCGGCGCTAAAAAGCGCATTGGGTTTAGTAAAGAAGGCGGCTTTTTTCTGCTCACCAAAGTTTGCCGCAGGCCCAAAAATGTGCACAGGGTTGATGAATACCTGGCCTTATTAGAGCAGTTTACCGGAAAAACTATTACCGATAAAATAGTTGGACTACAACCCGAACCGCAAACCAAAAACGACCTTATTCTACTCAATTTCAATTCGGAAGCTGAGTCGCGGCGTATGCCTTTGGATAAGGGAAAAGCCCTGCTGAATCTAATTACCCAAACTTTTCCTAATAAGCGCTTTGGGTTGATAGGTTCGCCTAAAGATGCTGTTTATGTGGAGGACTTGTTGGAAGGTGCAGAAAACACCGACCGCATCAGTAACTTTTGTGGTAAAACTACGCTTGTTACGCTGGCCAACTTAATGGTAAGCGCAAAGGTTTTGCTAAGTACAGATTCTGGTCCGGCGCATTTGGCTAACGGTGTTGGTTTGCCTGTTGTAGCGCTTTTTGGTGCGGGAAATGAACATAACACCGCACCATATAATGCAGATAATTTAACTGTGATACGCGCGGGGCAACTTGCTTGCGAGCCTTGCGTGCGAAACGTTTGTAAACTGTATGGCATACCCAAATGCATGCAGTTGTTGGATGAAACGCGGATTATTAACGCCATGAGCGTATATTTGAACCATGCTTAG
- a CDS encoding L-threonylcarbamoyladenylate synthase — protein sequence MLRDEVAKAFKVVQEGGIILYPTDTIWGIGCDATNTDAIKRIFALKQRDEAKSMIILLDTDNKLQSYIQEVPELAYNLIEYAESPLTLVMPGAKNISPALIAADGSVGIRVCQHQFCQQLIQRMRKPLVSTSANISGQPSPQYFGQIDDAIINGVDYVVDLEQHSTEIKKPSTIMRLEPSGKFEFLRR from the coding sequence ATGCTTAGAGACGAAGTTGCCAAAGCTTTTAAAGTTGTGCAGGAAGGAGGAATTATCCTTTACCCTACCGATACCATTTGGGGTATAGGCTGCGATGCCACCAACACGGATGCTATTAAACGCATTTTCGCGTTGAAACAGCGTGATGAGGCCAAAAGCATGATCATTCTGTTAGATACCGATAACAAACTGCAAAGCTATATACAGGAAGTGCCTGAACTGGCCTATAACCTAATTGAGTATGCTGAGAGTCCGCTTACTTTGGTGATGCCGGGTGCAAAGAATATATCGCCGGCACTGATAGCTGCGGATGGCAGCGTGGGTATACGCGTTTGCCAGCATCAGTTTTGCCAGCAGTTAATACAACGCATGCGTAAACCTTTGGTATCAACTTCCGCTAACATTAGCGGACAACCATCGCCACAATACTTTGGGCAGATTGATGATGCCATCATCAATGGGGTTGATTATGTTGTTGACCTGGAACAACACAGCACCGAAATTAAAAAGCCATCAACCATTATGCGGTTAGAACCGAGTGGCAAATTTGAGTTTTTAAGGCGATGA
- a CDS encoding cytochrome b5 domain-containing protein: protein MNGTLPEYTRSQLALRNGQDKPEVWIAYKGLIYDVSRSRLWKNGKHYEHWAGQDLTPELADAPHDEWVFQNLDVVGKLK, encoded by the coding sequence ATGAACGGAACGTTGCCAGAATATACCCGCTCTCAATTAGCCTTACGAAACGGACAAGACAAACCCGAAGTTTGGATAGCTTATAAAGGTTTGATATACGATGTAAGCCGAAGCCGCTTATGGAAGAACGGTAAACACTATGAGCATTGGGCGGGCCAAGACCTCACTCCCGAACTGGCCGATGCCCCACACGATGAATGGGTTTTTCAGAACCTGGATGTGGTGGGGAAGTTGAAGTAG
- a CDS encoding PfkB family carbohydrate kinase — protein sequence MSLLVIGTVAFDALETPFGKTDKIVGGAATYAGLAASYFYDKVKIVAVVGDDFPQENIKEFNEHGIDTEGLQIKKGEKSFFWSGKYHNDMNTRDTLVTELNVLADFDPIIPDSYQDCEYLMLGNLTPKVQQTVINRMKNRPKLIVMDTMNFWMDIAMNDLLDTIKMVDVLTINDAEARQLSGEYSLVKAARKILTMGPKYLIIKKGEHGALLFGEDKIFAAPALPLAEVFDPTGAGDTFAGGFIGYMAKVGTVNFNNMKNAIIFGSALASFCVEKFGTERLINLSQEEVASRVQEFVSLSSFQIEG from the coding sequence ATGAGCTTATTAGTTATTGGTACTGTAGCGTTTGACGCACTTGAAACTCCCTTTGGTAAAACCGATAAAATTGTTGGCGGCGCGGCTACCTATGCCGGTCTGGCCGCATCTTATTTTTATGATAAGGTTAAAATTGTAGCCGTTGTTGGCGATGATTTTCCGCAGGAAAACATTAAGGAGTTTAATGAGCATGGTATTGATACTGAGGGGCTACAGATAAAAAAAGGCGAGAAATCTTTCTTTTGGAGCGGTAAGTATCATAATGATATGAATACCCGCGACACCTTGGTTACGGAGTTGAATGTATTGGCTGATTTTGACCCGATCATCCCCGATAGCTACCAGGATTGCGAATACCTGATGTTGGGTAACCTAACGCCTAAGGTGCAGCAAACGGTAATTAACCGCATGAAAAATCGGCCGAAGCTAATCGTAATGGACACCATGAACTTTTGGATGGACATTGCCATGAATGACCTGTTAGATACCATAAAAATGGTTGATGTATTGACCATTAATGATGCAGAAGCTCGCCAGCTGTCAGGAGAATATTCATTGGTTAAAGCAGCTCGTAAAATATTGACCATGGGTCCTAAATACCTCATTATTAAAAAAGGTGAACATGGCGCGTTGTTGTTTGGCGAGGATAAAATATTTGCAGCGCCTGCATTGCCGTTAGCCGAAGTGTTTGACCCAACCGGTGCCGGTGATACATTTGCCGGAGGCTTTATTGGTTACATGGCCAAAGTGGGTACCGTTAACTTCAACAACATGAAGAACGCTATTATATTCGGTTCGGCCCTGGCTTCATTCTGCGTAGAAAAATTTGGCACTGAGCGCTTGATCAACTTATCTCAGGAAGAGGTAGCCTCCCGTGTGCAGGAGTTTGTGAGCCTTTCTTCTTTTCAAATAGAGGGATAG